The Aspergillus luchuensis IFO 4308 DNA, chromosome 4, nearly complete sequence DNA window CACCTCTAACCAGAACCGAAATTCCGCTCCCTCCGATTCCCGCCGATGGCCCGATGACGAGACCGCGTTGGACGCTGTCCGCCGTTTCGCCGACGAACAAGTCTCGTCCGTGCTCCAGTCGGTGATGGGCATCCCCTCCATGTCCTCGCGGCCCTCCCGCGACCACTGGGCCATCTTCGACGAGGAAGCTTTCCGCAGGagagacggcggcggcgacgcGAAGGGGGACAACCATGCGCCAGGTACAGCGGACAATACCgaccaccacaaccaacgCCACAACCGCTATCCCGCGCATTCTTGGACTGACTGGGAGGATCAATGGTACGCAGATAACCATCCCAGATGGCGCAGAAGCGACCGAGACAGCATCTTCGACTTTTTCTTCGACCGGGCCTCCTTGTTCGACAGccctttctcctcccacttcttccaccccTTCCACCGCTCCCTGTTCTCAGACTTCGCTAGCAATTCCTTCGGTTGGCCCTTCTCCTACCTCATCTTCAGTCCTTACTCCCCCTTGCACCTGGAACGCCAGAACCAgtaccactcccaccacgaCAGGGGTGTCTTTTCGTCGCTCATGTCCTCGTTGAGCCTGTCGTCGGAGAATGAGAACAACAACCCCGCTACGGAGACCCACTGGCGCGAAGCTTTCGAGGATCTTGTCCGGTTGGAAAATGGCAAACCGATGCTCGACCAGGACACCAC harbors:
- a CDS encoding uncharacterized protein (COG:S;~EggNog:ENOG410PSXI;~antiSMASH:Cluster_4.9), with product MPSDDTSNQNRNSAPSDSRRWPDDETALDAVRRFADEQVSSVLQSVMGIPSMSSRPSRDHWAIFDEEAFRRRDGGGDAKGDNHAPGTADNTDHHNQRHNRYPAHSWTDWEDQWYADNHPRWRRSDRDSIFDFFFDRASLFDSPFSSHFFHPFHRSLFSDFASNSFGWPFSYLIFSPYSPLHLERQNQYHSHHDRGVFSSLMSSLSLSSENENNNPATETHWREAFEDLVRLENGKPMLDQDTTALAKRETPRDWLYGLAKRGSLGDQWKISESGRDGRSNPMLVFHNYTSDRGDGNEVSREITADDNETETLTELDMFDRFFEDAAARESKAFADMFESPILRLLLEDRRRPREADKWMEPVSDKQNDNPISENHQQQQQPTPVTEPTTTTEQPTVISTMTRTERVRLPDGSTQKKTVWTKRFSDGREESNETTEVLNPPHGQNSTGDSSSANRKETGWFWRD